The Streptomyces cadmiisoli genome has a segment encoding these proteins:
- a CDS encoding CU044_5270 family protein, which produces MKANQSRQSPAEWEESASLLPQTGRDLPTGRHQFHRERLMAHIQQDMQREENPASTGAARPRTRGFRLPRPAILLPASALAVAGAVVAGTALNSGTGANPAEFATGPALTTQLGSTTTKGVPQLLDQVSLVAGEGSRPEVKPGQYIYIESKSAQTFVKTVHGKSSLASHPLHRRQVWMSADGTKGWLIDPAVNDSPEGETLSLPDEKGNTPKAHMGAPSYDFLAALPTDPDQLLELIYKKTKGQGNTPDQQAFTTIGDLVSESLPPAELNSALFKAAAKIPGVFVVNDAQDAVGRTGVAVARLDETSGAREEWIFDKKTHVFLGARIVQVKQVSEYGVVMKPGTVQYTDAIINRAIVDGIKQTPGQGA; this is translated from the coding sequence ATGAAAGCGAATCAGTCCCGGCAGAGTCCGGCTGAGTGGGAGGAGAGCGCGTCTCTCCTGCCGCAGACTGGACGCGATCTTCCGACGGGCCGTCACCAGTTCCACAGGGAGCGTCTGATGGCCCACATCCAGCAGGACATGCAGCGGGAAGAGAACCCGGCGAGCACGGGCGCCGCCCGGCCGCGCACACGGGGCTTCCGGCTGCCGCGTCCGGCGATCCTGCTGCCCGCGTCCGCCCTCGCCGTGGCCGGCGCGGTCGTCGCCGGCACGGCGTTGAACAGCGGGACCGGCGCGAACCCCGCTGAGTTCGCCACCGGACCGGCACTGACCACGCAGCTCGGCAGCACGACCACCAAGGGCGTGCCGCAACTGCTCGACCAGGTATCGCTGGTGGCGGGGGAGGGCTCCCGGCCGGAGGTGAAGCCCGGCCAGTACATCTACATCGAGTCCAAGTCGGCCCAGACCTTCGTCAAGACGGTCCACGGCAAGAGCAGTCTTGCCAGCCACCCCCTGCACAGGCGCCAGGTCTGGATGTCCGCCGACGGAACCAAGGGCTGGCTGATCGACCCGGCGGTCAACGACAGCCCCGAGGGCGAGACGCTGAGCCTGCCCGACGAGAAGGGCAACACCCCCAAGGCGCACATGGGTGCCCCGTCGTACGACTTCCTGGCCGCCCTGCCCACCGACCCCGACCAGCTGCTGGAGCTGATCTACAAGAAGACCAAGGGGCAGGGCAACACCCCCGACCAGCAGGCGTTCACCACGATCGGCGACCTGGTCAGTGAAAGCCTGCCGCCGGCCGAGCTGAATTCGGCGCTGTTCAAGGCGGCGGCGAAGATCCCCGGCGTCTTCGTGGTCAACGACGCTCAGGACGCGGTCGGCCGTACCGGGGTCGCGGTGGCACGGCTGGACGAGACCAGCGGCGCGCGCGAGGAGTGGATCTTCGACAAGAAGACCCATGTCTTCCTCGGCGCGCGCATTGTGCAGGTCAAGCAGGTCTCCGAGTACGGTGTCGTGATGAAGCCGGGGACGGTGCAGTACACCGACGCCATCATCAACCGGGCGATCGTCGACGGCATCAAGCAGACGCCCGGGCAGGGTGCCTGA
- a CDS encoding RNA polymerase sigma factor yields MRTRIRAGDPSAFAELYDSYARTVYNHAFRLTADWSAAEDVMAETFMEAWRLRDRVDAEGGSLRPWVLGVATNIARAHYRSNRRYRSAANAAAQAETALPDHADEVAGRIDDRRRIAAALRALALLRRPEREVLTLCLWEGLEYTAAADALGIAVGTVRSRLSRARTKLRKLTEAELAGPPAGDPARVSPTERRGEGNSGISAPRNMELGHPDRQVRGDRINTIRPVSGGNR; encoded by the coding sequence ATGCGGACCCGGATCCGGGCCGGCGACCCCAGCGCGTTCGCCGAGCTGTACGACAGTTATGCCCGTACCGTCTACAACCATGCCTTCCGGCTCACCGCCGACTGGTCCGCGGCGGAGGACGTGATGGCGGAGACCTTCATGGAGGCCTGGCGGCTGCGCGACCGGGTCGACGCGGAGGGCGGCTCCCTGCGCCCGTGGGTGCTGGGCGTCGCGACCAATATCGCGCGCGCCCACTACCGCAGCAATCGGCGCTACCGTTCGGCCGCGAACGCGGCCGCCCAGGCGGAGACGGCCCTGCCCGATCACGCCGACGAGGTCGCGGGCCGGATCGACGACCGGCGGCGGATCGCCGCGGCCCTGCGTGCGCTGGCCCTCCTGCGCCGTCCCGAGCGCGAGGTCCTGACCCTGTGCCTGTGGGAGGGGCTGGAGTACACGGCCGCCGCGGACGCGCTCGGCATCGCCGTCGGCACGGTCCGCTCCCGACTCTCCCGGGCCCGCACCAAGCTGCGCAAGCTCACCGAGGCCGAACTCGCAGGCCCGCCGGCGGGCGACCCGGCGCGGGTCTCGCCCACCGAGCGGCGGGGCGAGGGGAACTCGGGAATATCCGCCCCCCGAAACATGGAACTCGGCCACCCGGATCGACAGGTAAGAGGGGACCGTATCAACACGATCCGGCCCGTATCGGGAGGGAACCGATGA
- a CDS encoding RNA polymerase sigma factor — translation MSRPRSGPAGRGRQVAVVLGVVAAIGAGGWFTGTPTQSAADAATVASQGTGRPSTPERGSLPEVAAPQDRYVRADPERTVRQALRRLPARQRAVVVLRYLEDRSVEETATLLNCTPETVRSQAANALRTLRGTLPNPVGPP, via the coding sequence ATGAGCCGCCCTCGCAGCGGCCCAGCAGGCCGCGGACGACAGGTCGCCGTCGTCCTCGGCGTGGTGGCCGCGATCGGCGCGGGCGGCTGGTTCACCGGTACGCCGACGCAGTCGGCCGCCGACGCCGCGACCGTGGCGTCCCAGGGAACGGGACGTCCGAGCACCCCGGAGCGCGGGTCGCTTCCCGAGGTGGCGGCGCCGCAGGACCGGTACGTGCGGGCGGATCCGGAACGTACCGTCCGGCAGGCGCTGCGGCGCCTGCCGGCCCGGCAGCGGGCCGTCGTGGTGCTGCGGTACCTGGAGGACCGCAGCGTGGAGGAGACCGCGACACTGCTCAACTGCACGCCGGAAACGGTCAGGAGCCAGGCCGCCAACGCCCTGCGCACGCTGCGCGGCACTCTGCCGAATCCGGTCGGTCCACCGTGA
- a CDS encoding NIPSNAP family protein has translation MFPTGPVDGPAVIELRQYTLRPGRRDELIELFDREFVETQEETGMAVLGQFRDLDDPDRFVWLRGFRDMAARHRALTDFYGGPVWAEHGPRANATMVDSDDVLLLRPLSAGSGFAVRPSERLRAGSPAPDRIVSATVWSFPTGRSDGVALIRDGLVPLLGETGPAPLAVLTTEPAHNTFPRLPVRTGENVAAVFTSHPDERAYRLHRAEVRAHPRARNEVLPLIEKEQAAAPRTLRLAPTGRSLIS, from the coding sequence GTGTTCCCCACCGGCCCTGTCGACGGACCCGCCGTGATCGAGCTTCGCCAGTACACCTTGCGTCCCGGTCGGCGCGACGAACTCATCGAGCTGTTCGACCGGGAGTTCGTCGAAACGCAGGAGGAGACCGGGATGGCCGTACTCGGCCAGTTCCGGGATCTCGACGATCCGGACCGCTTCGTCTGGTTGCGAGGGTTCCGGGACATGGCGGCACGGCATCGTGCGCTGACGGACTTCTACGGCGGACCCGTCTGGGCCGAGCACGGTCCCCGGGCCAACGCCACCATGGTCGACTCCGACGACGTCCTGCTGCTGCGGCCGCTGTCGGCCGGGAGCGGTTTCGCCGTGCGCCCGTCCGAACGGCTGCGAGCCGGTTCTCCCGCACCGGACCGGATCGTGTCCGCCACCGTCTGGTCCTTCCCGACCGGACGGTCCGACGGTGTCGCACTCATCCGGGACGGTCTAGTGCCTCTGCTCGGCGAGACGGGCCCGGCGCCGCTCGCCGTCCTGACCACCGAACCGGCGCACAACACATTCCCCAGGCTGCCGGTCCGCACCGGCGAGAACGTCGCCGCGGTCTTCACCTCCCATCCCGACGAGCGTGCGTATCGCCTGCACCGTGCCGAGGTGCGGGCGCACCCCCGCGCACGGAACGAGGTACTGCCCCTCATCGAGAAGGAGCAGGCAGCGGCACCCCGGACCCTGCGGCTGGCGCCCACGGGCCGCTCACTCATCTCCTGA
- a CDS encoding helix-turn-helix transcriptional regulator yields MSAGRLLSLLLLLQARGRISARGIADELGVSVRTAYRDLARLQAAGVPVYAEPGPGGGYQLLDGYRTRLTGMTEGEARALFFAGLPGPAADLGLTAEVTAARLKLLAALPTGPREEATRTAAVFHVDAPGWYRETEQTPHLPLFVDAVLTRRAVDVRYRRWRAPQEVDRRLRPYGLVLKSGVWYAVAAAEGGRIAAYRVSQVLDAVLSDECFDRPQGFDLAAYWTSYLDDFEARRYTGTATIRLSPRGRRRLPDNVPGTVVRAVDSTSTPVGDEGWVEAVIPIESTDHACGELLRLGIDVEVVSPVDLREAMAATVGVLARAYGLR; encoded by the coding sequence ATGTCTGCCGGTCGACTGCTGTCGCTGCTGTTGTTGCTGCAAGCTCGTGGCCGTATATCCGCCCGAGGGATCGCCGACGAGCTCGGTGTGTCCGTGCGGACTGCCTACCGTGACCTGGCGCGACTGCAGGCCGCCGGTGTCCCGGTCTACGCGGAGCCGGGCCCGGGGGGCGGCTATCAACTGCTCGACGGCTACCGCACCCGCCTCACCGGGATGACCGAGGGCGAGGCACGGGCACTCTTCTTCGCCGGACTGCCCGGTCCCGCCGCCGACCTGGGCCTGACGGCGGAGGTGACGGCGGCGCGGCTGAAGCTGCTCGCCGCGCTGCCGACGGGACCGCGCGAGGAAGCCACACGGACCGCGGCTGTCTTCCACGTCGACGCTCCCGGCTGGTACCGGGAAACCGAACAGACACCGCATCTGCCCCTGTTCGTCGACGCTGTGCTCACACGGCGTGCGGTGGATGTGCGCTATCGCCGTTGGCGCGCTCCGCAGGAGGTCGATCGCCGCCTGCGCCCCTACGGTTTGGTCCTCAAATCCGGTGTCTGGTACGCCGTTGCCGCAGCCGAGGGCGGTCGGATCGCTGCTTACCGGGTCAGCCAGGTCCTTGACGCGGTGTTGAGTGACGAGTGTTTCGACCGGCCGCAGGGTTTCGACCTGGCGGCGTACTGGACTTCGTATCTCGACGACTTCGAGGCACGCCGCTACACGGGCACAGCCACCATCCGGCTGTCCCCGCGCGGACGCCGCCGCCTGCCCGACAACGTCCCCGGGACGGTGGTCCGGGCAGTCGACTCCACCTCGACCCCCGTCGGGGACGAGGGGTGGGTCGAGGCTGTCATCCCGATCGAGAGCACCGACCACGCCTGCGGGGAGCTGCTGCGGCTCGGTATCGATGTGGAGGTGGTGTCACCTGTCGACCTGCGCGAGGCCATGGCCGCGACGGTGGGCGTACTCGCCCGAGCGTACGGATTGCGCTGA
- a CDS encoding PaaX family transcriptional regulator, producing the protein MIQSDVGKGGPDEDTAHEDTAGAEPGSGPALRPQSLMLNFLGNFVLGSDLCVYSGSIIDVLAHTGVGERATRSTLSRMVDRGLLRRRRAGRRMYFGLTDRATAILEDGKQRLLARDAVNKDWDGTWTLLAFSLPEAEQRRRHDLRSRLTWAGFAPLIGGLWIAPGAADVTRLTEDTELASYLRVFRSTADPATDTDRMIHDTWDLDTPAAGYRAFRHRWSAFADGRDGTIPAADADAIALQLRLLTEWLLVIRADPYLPAQHLPADWPAAAAQGVFRRAEARMDPVALASAQRLLETMPLRD; encoded by the coding sequence ATGATCCAGAGCGACGTCGGGAAAGGCGGTCCCGACGAGGACACGGCCCACGAGGACACGGCCGGGGCGGAACCGGGGAGCGGGCCGGCACTCAGACCTCAGTCGCTCATGCTCAACTTCCTCGGCAACTTCGTGCTGGGCAGCGACCTGTGCGTCTACTCCGGCAGCATCATCGACGTCCTCGCCCACACCGGGGTGGGCGAACGCGCGACGCGCTCGACACTGAGCCGCATGGTCGACCGCGGCCTGTTGCGGCGCCGCCGCGCGGGACGGCGTATGTACTTCGGCCTCACCGACCGCGCGACCGCGATCCTCGAAGACGGCAAGCAGCGGCTGCTCGCCCGCGACGCCGTCAACAAGGACTGGGACGGCACCTGGACGCTGCTCGCCTTCTCCCTGCCCGAGGCGGAGCAGCGACGCCGCCACGATCTGCGCTCCCGGCTCACCTGGGCCGGATTCGCCCCGCTGATCGGCGGCCTGTGGATCGCGCCCGGCGCCGCGGACGTCACCCGCCTCACGGAGGACACCGAACTCGCCTCCTACTTGCGGGTGTTCCGGTCCACCGCCGATCCGGCCACCGACACCGACCGCATGATCCACGACACCTGGGATCTGGACACGCCGGCCGCCGGCTACCGGGCCTTCCGGCATCGCTGGTCCGCTTTCGCCGACGGCCGCGACGGCACGATCCCGGCCGCCGACGCCGACGCGATCGCGCTCCAACTGCGCCTGCTGACGGAGTGGCTGCTGGTGATCCGGGCCGACCCGTACCTGCCCGCCCAGCACCTGCCCGCCGACTGGCCCGCCGCCGCGGCGCAGGGCGTCTTCCGCCGCGCCGAAGCCCGCATGGACCCGGTGGCCCTGGCGTCGGCCCAGCGGTTGCTGGAGACGATGCCGCTGCGGGACTGA
- a CDS encoding ABC transporter substrate-binding protein, translating to MSRDFSRRRLLSTSAGLTLAGGAAVSAFAGTAAARTGQRGRAAGGFGTVREETRSLDDLYEAAVAEGGQLVLYQGGDVDSQAAGVRTAWAAAFPDVELTVVVDYSKYHDVRVDHQLATGTLVPDVVQLQTLQDFTRWKRQGKLLHYKPAGFSEVHREFKDPDGAWTALMVFAFSFLYDIPAAGGNAPRTPQDLVDPRWSDAIASAYPHDDDAVLYLFSLYQRAYGWDWVKAFADRRPQFARGTHTPAAAVTGGRKVIGVGGSGSAVSTSTTLKWVLPDEAPFMAWGQRAAILKRAAHPAAAQLYVNWQLSEARQKASFNSWSVREDIVPNAAVEPVWQLPNANVDGFPRFMEDRAEIERLKQTFALYFGEVTGDPSTGWHGLHPGR from the coding sequence ATGTCCAGGGACTTCAGCAGGCGCCGCCTTCTCTCCACGAGTGCGGGTCTGACACTCGCCGGCGGCGCCGCGGTCTCGGCGTTCGCGGGGACCGCCGCCGCGCGGACCGGGCAGCGGGGCCGGGCCGCGGGCGGCTTCGGCACCGTCCGCGAGGAGACACGTTCGCTGGACGACCTGTACGAGGCGGCCGTCGCCGAGGGCGGCCAGCTCGTCCTCTACCAGGGCGGGGATGTGGACAGCCAGGCGGCCGGCGTACGGACCGCGTGGGCCGCCGCCTTCCCCGACGTGGAACTGACGGTCGTCGTGGACTACAGCAAGTACCACGACGTACGCGTCGACCATCAGCTCGCGACCGGCACCCTCGTCCCCGACGTCGTTCAGCTCCAGACGCTTCAGGACTTCACCCGCTGGAAGCGGCAGGGCAAGCTCCTGCACTACAAGCCCGCCGGGTTCTCCGAGGTCCACCGGGAGTTCAAGGACCCGGACGGGGCGTGGACGGCGCTTATGGTCTTCGCCTTCAGCTTCCTGTACGACATACCGGCCGCCGGCGGCAACGCGCCCAGGACACCGCAGGACCTGGTCGACCCGCGCTGGAGCGACGCCATCGCGTCCGCCTACCCGCACGACGACGACGCGGTTCTCTACCTCTTCTCCCTCTACCAGCGCGCCTACGGCTGGGACTGGGTGAAGGCCTTCGCCGACCGGCGGCCGCAGTTCGCCCGCGGCACGCACACCCCGGCGGCGGCGGTCACCGGTGGGCGCAAGGTCATCGGGGTCGGCGGCTCGGGCAGTGCGGTGTCCACGTCGACCACGCTGAAGTGGGTGCTGCCGGACGAGGCGCCGTTCATGGCCTGGGGCCAGCGGGCCGCGATCCTCAAGCGGGCAGCCCACCCCGCGGCCGCGCAACTGTATGTGAACTGGCAGCTGTCCGAGGCACGCCAGAAGGCGTCCTTCAACAGTTGGTCGGTCCGCGAGGACATCGTTCCGAACGCGGCGGTCGAGCCGGTGTGGCAGTTGCCGAACGCGAACGTCGACGGCTTCCCCCGGTTCATGGAGGACCGAGCCGAGATCGAGCGGCTGAAGCAGACCTTCGCCCTGTACTTCGGCGAGGTCACGGGCGACCCCTCCACCGGCTGGCACGGACTCCACCCGGGACGGTGA
- a CDS encoding serine hydrolase encodes MMRNRIPRRALAVAAAAGAVTSVGAGQVYAAPSAPSAPRVSCVSAKAGLAAELQRDITAALDRQDATTAVSLRDRTTGTLCTLRPDQRFDSASTVKVTVLAALLRDVHQQGRHLTDREARLAREMITESDNNATAALWKQLGRAKVEAFLAAAGMNETVLGEGRFWGLTQITARDEQKLMDLVSTRNRVLSDAARGHILKLMSEVVPEQRWGTPAGAPASATVHVKNGWLSRTEHGWRVHSLGVFTGGKHDYSLTVLTEDASTMKAGIKVVEAVARAVHGDLAAAV; translated from the coding sequence ATGATGCGAAACCGAATCCCCAGGCGTGCTCTGGCCGTGGCGGCGGCCGCGGGAGCGGTGACGTCGGTGGGCGCGGGCCAGGTGTACGCGGCCCCGTCCGCGCCGTCCGCGCCACGGGTCAGCTGCGTGTCGGCGAAGGCCGGGCTCGCGGCGGAGCTGCAGCGCGACATCACGGCGGCGCTGGACCGGCAGGACGCGACCACCGCGGTGTCGCTGCGGGACCGGACCACCGGGACCCTGTGCACCTTGCGCCCGGACCAGCGGTTCGACTCCGCGAGCACCGTCAAGGTGACCGTCCTGGCGGCACTGCTGCGGGACGTGCACCAGCAGGGACGGCACCTCACCGACCGTGAGGCCCGGCTCGCGCGGGAGATGATCACGGAGTCGGACAACAACGCGACGGCGGCACTGTGGAAGCAGCTGGGGCGTGCCAAGGTCGAGGCCTTCCTCGCCGCTGCCGGGATGAACGAGACCGTACTCGGCGAAGGCCGCTTCTGGGGGCTCACCCAGATCACGGCGCGCGACGAGCAGAAGCTGATGGATCTGGTCTCCACCCGCAACCGCGTGCTGAGTGACGCCGCACGCGGCCACATACTCAAGCTGATGTCCGAGGTGGTCCCCGAGCAGCGCTGGGGCACCCCTGCGGGCGCTCCGGCGAGTGCGACCGTCCACGTGAAGAACGGCTGGCTGTCACGTACCGAGCACGGCTGGCGGGTGCACAGCCTGGGTGTCTTCACCGGTGGCAAGCACGACTACTCCCTGACCGTGCTCACCGAGGACGCCTCGACGATGAAGGCGGGCATCAAGGTGGTCGAGGCTGTGGCGCGTGCCGTGCACGGGGATCTCGCCGCGGCGGTCTGA
- a CDS encoding S8 family serine peptidase: MKHKRRAPVVAFAPLTAVAVATALLSGAAVVQAALGDDATGTGLRSGPAFGVGPGSGGTARTVTLVTGDKVTTDADGNVVGVTAADGREGMAFRISRAADGHTYAVPRDAERLIADGTADRQLFDVTRLLNFGYDDSSRSDLPLIVTYTEDGPVAARALSDSGARVTRDLPSVNGDAVRARKSEAATLWRTLTGSGASARSAAGATSARVEKIWLDGRVEASLDRSTAQIGAPEAWAAGYDGTGVTVAVLDTGVDATHPDLKERIGAQQNFSRSPDSVDRVGHGTHVASTVAGSGARSGGKYKGVAPGARIISGKVLDDNGEGSASGIIAGMQWAVAEGAKVVNLSLGGEDTPETDPVEQAVNELSADSGALFVVAAGNSGPAAATIGTPGSAAAALTVGAVDRADGIADFSSRGLTADGSLKPDLTAPGVDIVAAKAAEGVEGGPASDGYVSMSGTSMASPHVAGAAAILAQRHPDWTGERIKAALTGSAVATPGLSGLAQGTGRTDLARAMGQRVTSSPSLGFGTARWPHTDDKPVTREITYRNDGDEPVTLDLAPEAFGEGGEPAAEGMFVVSPKRLTIAAGGTATAAVTADTRAGTADGAFGGSVTATDGDIVVRTALGVHRESESYDLTIRHLDLRGKPTGDSETGVYGLDGSIWQDHSDHTDGEFTLRLPKGRYTLEGRVSTGADPDDGKLALLLHPKFALTRDTTLVMDARKAKPVRITVPDSAAKHTDATLNFGVDIGGAGYTSTYIMGSFGNLRVGQLGARVPAREAFAQYNGTWTRGTVNYRPAWNRTGDLSGFTVKLQRQNFAELELTLGEPATGKTGSLSAAPLMPNGAWVDFNSDRGALPRTVADYVLPGAKWQYAVNQYGASDADGEPRWEGSQTVTAPRSYSAGKQYTQRFNIGVFGPHLYTAGPESSGAVRLGDGFSAHVPLFSDGAGHVGVSYYTRAKSALYADGTPVFTSDAPLNGAEHTLSAERRTYRLTTDVSRAASLSAVSTRVTAEWTFRSAHVTGDTPERLPLSAVRFTPKLGKASTAEAGTAFTVPFKIEGAATAATARKLAFSVSYDGGRTWKPAEVTDRARLELRHPARPGTVSLRAALTDADGNTMKQTIYRAYRTTK; encoded by the coding sequence GTGAAGCACAAGAGACGAGCGCCGGTCGTGGCGTTCGCCCCGCTCACCGCCGTCGCCGTGGCCACCGCCCTGCTGAGCGGCGCGGCCGTCGTCCAGGCCGCGCTGGGCGACGACGCAACGGGTACCGGACTGCGTTCCGGGCCCGCGTTCGGCGTGGGCCCCGGTTCCGGCGGCACCGCGCGGACGGTCACCCTGGTCACCGGCGACAAGGTGACCACGGACGCGGACGGCAACGTCGTCGGCGTGACGGCGGCCGACGGCCGGGAGGGCATGGCCTTCCGCATCTCCCGAGCAGCCGACGGGCACACCTACGCCGTACCGCGTGACGCCGAGCGCCTCATCGCGGACGGCACCGCCGACCGGCAACTGTTCGACGTGACACGGCTGCTGAACTTCGGATACGACGACTCCTCGCGGTCCGATCTGCCGCTCATCGTCACCTACACCGAGGACGGCCCCGTCGCGGCGCGTGCCCTGTCGGACTCCGGCGCCCGGGTCACCAGGGACCTGCCCAGCGTCAACGGCGACGCCGTGCGCGCCCGCAAGTCCGAGGCCGCGACGCTGTGGCGGACCCTCACCGGCAGCGGCGCGAGCGCGCGGTCGGCGGCCGGTGCCACCTCGGCGAGGGTCGAGAAGATCTGGCTCGACGGCAGGGTCGAGGCGAGTCTGGACCGGAGCACGGCGCAGATCGGCGCCCCCGAGGCCTGGGCGGCAGGCTACGACGGCACGGGCGTCACCGTCGCGGTTCTGGACACCGGTGTGGACGCGACGCACCCGGACCTGAAGGAACGTATCGGCGCGCAGCAGAACTTCTCCAGGTCACCGGACTCCGTGGACCGCGTGGGCCATGGCACCCACGTGGCCTCGACCGTCGCGGGTTCGGGCGCCCGGTCGGGCGGGAAGTACAAGGGCGTCGCACCCGGCGCGCGCATCATCAGCGGCAAGGTCCTCGACGACAACGGAGAGGGAAGCGCCTCCGGCATCATCGCCGGTATGCAGTGGGCCGTCGCCGAGGGCGCGAAGGTGGTCAACCTCAGCCTCGGCGGCGAGGACACCCCGGAGACCGACCCGGTCGAGCAGGCCGTGAACGAGCTGTCGGCGGACTCCGGCGCCCTCTTCGTCGTCGCCGCGGGCAACAGTGGCCCGGCCGCGGCCACGATCGGCACCCCGGGCAGCGCCGCCGCCGCGCTCACCGTGGGCGCGGTGGACCGGGCGGACGGCATCGCCGACTTCTCCAGCCGGGGCCTGACCGCCGACGGTTCCCTCAAGCCCGACCTCACCGCCCCCGGCGTGGACATCGTCGCCGCGAAGGCGGCCGAGGGGGTGGAGGGCGGCCCGGCGTCCGACGGCTATGTGTCGATGAGCGGTACGTCGATGGCCTCGCCGCATGTCGCGGGCGCCGCCGCGATCCTCGCCCAGCGGCACCCGGACTGGACCGGCGAGAGGATCAAGGCCGCCCTCACCGGTTCCGCGGTGGCCACGCCCGGTCTCTCCGGACTCGCTCAAGGCACGGGCCGCACCGACCTCGCGCGGGCCATGGGCCAGCGGGTGACGAGCAGCCCCTCACTCGGCTTCGGCACCGCCCGGTGGCCGCACACCGACGACAAGCCCGTCACCAGGGAGATCACTTACCGCAACGACGGCGACGAGCCCGTCACGCTCGACCTGGCCCCCGAGGCGTTCGGTGAGGGCGGCGAGCCGGCCGCCGAGGGCATGTTCGTCGTCTCGCCGAAGCGGCTCACGATCGCGGCGGGCGGTACGGCGACCGCTGCTGTGACCGCCGACACCCGCGCGGGAACGGCCGACGGCGCGTTCGGCGGTTCCGTGACCGCGACGGACGGCGACATCGTCGTGCGGACCGCCCTCGGCGTGCACCGCGAGTCCGAGTCCTACGACCTGACCATCAGGCACCTGGACCTGCGGGGCAAGCCCACCGGCGACTCCGAGACCGGTGTCTACGGCCTGGACGGCAGCATCTGGCAGGACCACTCCGACCACACGGACGGAGAGTTCACGCTGCGGCTGCCCAAGGGCCGCTACACCCTGGAGGGCCGCGTCTCGACCGGAGCCGACCCCGACGACGGGAAGCTCGCCCTGCTGCTGCACCCGAAGTTCGCGCTGACCCGGGACACCACGCTGGTCATGGACGCCCGCAAGGCAAAGCCCGTCCGGATCACCGTGCCCGACAGCGCGGCGAAGCACACCGACGCCACACTCAACTTCGGCGTCGACATCGGCGGAGCGGGCTACACGTCCACGTACATCATGGGCAGCTTCGGCAACCTGCGCGTCGGGCAGCTCGGAGCGCGCGTACCGGCCCGCGAGGCGTTCGCGCAGTACAACGGGACCTGGACCCGTGGCACGGTGAACTACCGTCCGGCCTGGAACCGCACCGGTGACCTCTCCGGATTCACCGTGAAGCTGCAGCGCCAGAACTTCGCCGAGCTGGAGCTCACCCTCGGCGAGCCCGCCACCGGCAAGACCGGGAGCCTCAGTGCCGCGCCCCTGATGCCCAACGGTGCCTGGGTCGACTTCAACTCGGATAGGGGCGCACTGCCACGCACCGTCGCCGACTACGTCCTGCCGGGCGCGAAGTGGCAGTACGCGGTCAACCAGTACGGCGCTTCGGACGCGGACGGCGAACCGCGGTGGGAGGGCAGCCAGACGGTCACCGCGCCCAGGTCCTACAGCGCGGGCAAGCAGTACACGCAGCGCTTCAACATCGGCGTCTTCGGTCCGCACCTCTACACCGCCGGTCCGGAGTCCTCGGGAGCGGTCCGGCTCGGCGACGGCTTCTCCGCCCATGTGCCGCTGTTCTCCGACGGCGCGGGCCATGTGGGTGTCTCTTACTACACCAGGGCCAAGAGCGCGCTGTACGCCGACGGCACGCCGGTGTTCACCTCGGACGCGCCCCTGAACGGCGCAGAGCACACCCTCTCTGCCGAGCGGCGGACCTACCGGCTCACCACCGACGTCTCCCGCGCCGCGTCGCTCTCCGCGGTCAGTACCCGCGTGACGGCCGAGTGGACCTTCCGCTCCGCCCACGTGACGGGCGACACCCCCGAGCGGCTGCCGCTGTCCGCGGTGCGCTTCACACCCAAGCTCGGGAAGGCCAGCACGGCCGAGGCGGGTACGGCCTTCACCGTCCCGTTCAAGATCGAGGGCGCCGCCACCGCCGCCACCGCACGCAAGCTCGCGTTCTCGGTGTCCTACGACGGCGGCCGGACCTGGAAGCCGGCCGAGGTGACCGACCGCGCACGGCTCGAACTGCGCCACCCCGCCCGCCCGGGCACCGTCTCGCTGCGCGCCGCGCTCACGGACGCCGACGGCAACACGATGAAGCAGACGATCTACCGCGCCTACCGCACGACCAAGTAG